TTCGACGGCGGCCTGGAGAGCAGCCTCTTGGGCTGGAGGCAATCCACTCGGTGTTCCGTCGCTTCCCCTAGCTGATGTTGTGTCCGCTGTGCGGAGCATCTCCATCTGGGCGCACTCCCCGACGGCGACTTTGAGAGCGTCGAAGAACGCCGCCACGTCGCCATCGCCGGAGTGGATGAGTCGCCACGTGTAGTGGCGGCCCTCGTGACGAGTCTCGAACAGCACGCCGTCGCCGAGGTGGTCGCGAGCGATGTGGGGGACTGAGGCGCAGGTCGGAGTGCGCTCCCAATCTGAGTAGAGGATGAGCGCGTCGTCCGTGCGGTCGAGGACGCGGGTGGTCTGTGTGGCGTTGCAGTCCTCGGTGGCGAGACAGTCAGCGTAGTAGTCGCCGTTGAGAAAGGCGTCCTCGATGGCGTTGAGCGCCTCAGGCGTACCGGTGGCATGGTCGACCCGCCAGAGACGCTCGGCAGTGGCGTGCAGCGAGAGCGAGCGAACGCGAGCGTCGGGGTGGTCGGCGAGGGCGTCCGCCACCCTGTTGCAGCCGGGCTCGTATTCGAGAGCGAAGACGAGTTCGCGCATACCCCGTCTAAGGCCTGCTACGACATAACCCATGGCCTGCAGCGTGTCGACCAGTAGATCTCAGATTACGTCGTCAGGGTCGTGAACTTCCTGCATTCGCTGTGCTTCGGCCGCGTATTGCTCCTGGAGGTCGGGGTCATCGACCATGCCAAGATTGCCGGGTTCAGCATCGACTGCTGCTGTCGTATCTCGGACGTCGGTGAAGGACGTGAGTGCGCGTTCCTTCCGATAGTACTGTTCTCCATCGGGTGTTGCGTAGGTGAGGATGATCAGGTTCTGCTCGTCATCGGAGTACGTCCGTTCGACAAGCCAAACACGAACGTCATCTTCAGACTGATTTGACATACTTAGACATCCCCCGATATCCACTAAGGGATTGGTGTTACGGCTTGCCGAGACTCGCTGTCTCGAAGGGTGATTCTCCGGTCGGAATGAGGAGCTCCTGTCGGTCTCCGACTCGCTCGGCCAGCTTCTGTTTCAGGTACTGTCTCGCCGTCGACGGCGTGAAGACGCCCTTGTCGAGCATATCGCCAACGACGTCTTTGAGGGCCGCGAACTGTCCCTGTAGGTGGCCGTCGCCGACCGGCTCGCCGTCGTACCAGCGCACCGTCGCGAGCGCGCCGTTCCCGACTGTTTCTCCCTGCTCGACCGTCTCTGAGTCGTACTGGAGCCCGAACCACAGCGTCCGATAGGCGGTCACCTCGAACGTCGGCGCCACCACGAAGAACGCCTCGTGATGGAGGTAGTCGAGATGGTCCGCGACGATCTCGTCGAGGGTGAGCCCGGTGGCGCGGGGCTTCGGCTCGACGACCGTCGACGGTCGATCCTCGCCGGCGAGGTAGCCGTCGACCGCATCTGCCTCGAGGCCATCGGCAAGCTCTGCGAGGAGCTGTTTCGTCCACTTGGAGTCGGTGTCGTCGCCACCGAACGGCGATTCAGCCGAAATTCGGCGCTTGAGCTTGAGGTTCGCTGCGCCCCAGTGGCTGTAGTGGAGCGTGTACTGTCCGTCTGTGCGTTCGTACGCAACGAGTGCGCGGTGTCCCATCGAGCAATCACCTCACGGGGCGACCGCGACTGGATCGCCCCGCACCCCTCTCGGGGGACGAACAACGCTACTCGTCGATCGGGTCGGGGGAACTGAGGTCCGCGTGGAGGACTTCGCCATCGCGAACGACGTACCGCTTGGCCAGGACTGGGAAGCGGCACTTGGTGAACCCCGCCGCCTGGATATCGAGTTCTTCGTCAGCTTCGAGGTGGTCGGCGAGTTCTCGCAGGAATTCGTGGGTCACGATCCCGCCTTCGTAATCCGGGAGGCCGTTCTCCCGCGTCTCGTACACCTCGAAGTCGTCATACCCCCAGATGGTGAGCTCTCCGTCTTCGGTCACCTCCCAGTCGAGCGTCCCGAAGCAGTAGCTCTCACAGAGCTCGCGGACTGCCTGTGGATCCGATACGATCGCGCCGGTCGACGTCGTCGCAGCTTGCAGTGTGGCCATATCTGGACTTCACGAGGTCGCCCCCGCACCCCTATCGGGGGCGATAAACCGACGTGAGAGGTGTCTCCCGAGGCGTGGCCGACGACGCCAGTTAGGAGTCTGCGTGGGCGTCCGCCCCGGCTCCGTCGCTCGGCCGCGTGAGAAGGCTCACCTCTTCCAGGAGGTCTCTCGCGGTCTCGACTCGCTCTCGATCCGCGTCGTCCAATCGGTCGACGTCGAGTCGGTTGAGATTGCTGAGTATACGATGCATCCGGTAGCCTTGTTTGAACTCTTGCTCCATCGGCAGCGCTTCACCGCTCGCTGGCGCGGAAAGACCCACCGTCGAGACTGGCGTCGGGCTTTCAGGAGATCGCGGCCTTAACCAACGGACCTCGACAGTTCTCGCAGGCTGTTGGTTAATCGACGCCGAGCACTGGGGCTACTCGAGATTGGGGCCGTAGCGAGCTGAGCCACACACCCGGCACTCCCAGATCGGTTGTCCTGTCCACGCCTCATCCGGGACCGACTCATGCGTTTTGAACTGATGGTCGGTCGCCCGTCCACAGGTTTGACACTCGAGTTCCTGCGTCGTCGGTACCGACGTCGCCTGGCGATCGGCCGCAGCTTCGCCAGTAGATTCGGTCAGCGCTATCGCTGGAACCAGCCACACCGCGTTGTCGGCGTCGTCGAGGACCGCGTCGAGACGCGACGCGTCGCGGATGCCGTCCCCACGCTGGTCGTAGAGTCGCGTCGTGGCCTGCTCCTGCCGCTCCGACGCTTCCTGCCCGTGCCATCCAGTCCGGTCACGGGCGGCACTGAGAAGCCGCTCTCCCTCCGCTGACGCCACCTGGACCGCGTCGGGAAGTGAGGGCCATTGCTCGGACAGCTGGCGCGCCGGCGCCTCGTCGAGGTCGTAGATGAGCGTGTAGTCGTCGACGGCCGGCTCCGCCTCGTTGGCAGAGAGGAGGTTCGCCGCGGCGCCGCCTTTCGCGACGGCGCCGTAGAACGTGGTCGACTCCACGACTAGGTAGACGACTCCGAGGAACGTCGTCGTTGCTGCCTCGTTCGTGCTAGTGGCGTCACTCCCGAGATGGTTGGTAAGGCAGAACCGGCATTTCGTCTGGCCGTCTGGGACTGACGCCCCACAGGACCGGCACTCGCCGTCGGCATCCGTCGGTGCATCAGGGTAATCACTAGTGCTCATCGCGACGCGTTGCCGTCGGCGGCCACCTTCACACTCATCCCCCAGCCTCGTGTCCGGAATGTAGGACGCCTCGACGGTCGGGCGCAATTCATCGAAGTCAAAATCTCGGTTGTGCATCGGTTGGCTCATAGCTTCTGTCGGTTTCGTATTTCAACGTCCGGACCCCTTCGCTCGCAACGCACTCTTGATTATGCGAGAGTGTACAAACATATATGGGGGCTCAGCGCTAACACTGTCGCAAGAGGTGCCAAGCATGTCCGAATCCTCGCGAGATGGGGTCCAGTCGTGGACTGAGTCGATGAGCGCCCGCGATCGTATTCGTGCGGTCGCCGAGACGCTTCGCGAACCGCGGTCCGTCAACTGGATCAGCGAGCAGGCCGACGCTGCCTGGAGTACGACCAGCGAGGAGCTCCAGGATCTCGTCGACCAGGGCCAGCTGCGTCGCGTCGAGGCCGGCGAGACGACACGTTACCAGCCTGACTACACGCGTCTGCTCTTCGAGGAGATCCGGACGCTCATCGAGGAGAATACGCGCGAGGAGCTGCGGAGCGAACTGGCGGCGATCACCGAGGAGATCGAGGAGTGGCAGGCGACCTACGATGTCGAGACGTGGGAAGAGCTCGAACAGTCGCTCGCCGGCGGCGACCTCGCAAGTGCCGAGCTGCGCGAACGACGTGACGTCATCGCGTTCTGGCAAGAGAACGAAGAGGATCGCCG
The window above is part of the Halosimplex rubrum genome. Proteins encoded here:
- a CDS encoding DUF7342 family protein, whose product is MSESSRDGVQSWTESMSARDRIRAVAETLREPRSVNWISEQADAAWSTTSEELQDLVDQGQLRRVEAGETTRYQPDYTRLLFEEIRTLIEENTREELRSELAAITEEIEEWQATYDVETWEELEQSLAGGDLASAELRERRDVIAFWQENEEDRRLIKHALELYSDVEAAREQMTDVADRATS
- a CDS encoding DUF6735 family protein; this encodes MGHRALVAYERTDGQYTLHYSHWGAANLKLKRRISAESPFGGDDTDSKWTKQLLAELADGLEADAVDGYLAGEDRPSTVVEPKPRATGLTLDEIVADHLDYLHHEAFFVVAPTFEVTAYRTLWFGLQYDSETVEQGETVGNGALATVRWYDGEPVGDGHLQGQFAALKDVVGDMLDKGVFTPSTARQYLKQKLAERVGDRQELLIPTGESPFETASLGKP
- a CDS encoding biosurfactant protein 1; translation: MHNRDFDFDELRPTVEASYIPDTRLGDECEGGRRRQRVAMSTSDYPDAPTDADGECRSCGASVPDGQTKCRFCLTNHLGSDATSTNEAATTTFLGVVYLVVESTTFYGAVAKGGAAANLLSANEAEPAVDDYTLIYDLDEAPARQLSEQWPSLPDAVQVASAEGERLLSAARDRTGWHGQEASERQEQATTRLYDQRGDGIRDASRLDAVLDDADNAVWLVPAIALTESTGEAAADRQATSVPTTQELECQTCGRATDHQFKTHESVPDEAWTGQPIWECRVCGSARYGPNLE
- a CDS encoding helix-turn-helix domain-containing protein; this encodes MRELVFALEYEPGCNRVADALADHPDARVRSLSLHATAERLWRVDHATGTPEALNAIEDAFLNGDYYADCLATEDCNATQTTRVLDRTDDALILYSDWERTPTCASVPHIARDHLGDGVLFETRHEGRHYTWRLIHSGDGDVAAFFDALKVAVGECAQMEMLRTADTTSARGSDGTPSGLPPAQEAALQAAVEHGYYESPREVDVGELAEHLDVPRSTLTYRLRRAEEHLAKQHVAGERVAEERLASH